From the Callospermophilus lateralis isolate mCalLat2 chromosome 10, mCalLat2.hap1, whole genome shotgun sequence genome, the window CATCGCCCCACCCAGGAAGGGGGGGAGGGCTCCCGGGCTCCTGGCTGACCTCGAACTCCCCGCAGCCCGATCTCTCCCGACTCTGAAAGTACATCTGCAACTTGGCGCTCAGGTTCTTGGGAGGATTGGGACCCCAGGACCCCTCCACCAGAGCGGGAAGGAGCGCATCCATCCCGGGCTCGGCTGTTTCTCCGGGACCGCCCAGGGTCACCCCACCCACGAGACCCTGAACCTGCCTTGAGCTCCTTTCGCTTTCTTTTCCGTGAAATGTAACCGGGAAAGTTCTAGTTCTATCTGCCCCATGAAGCTAAACATTTGAGAGGCAGAATGATATTTATTGGCAAGCAGACAGAATCTGAAGATGGGGACGCTTGCCCTAAAAAAGCCATCTTGCTTAGGGGTCTCAGGCACAAGACCTTTTTAGagggattttttcttttttgtgggggggggggggcagatcaGATGGGCGGCCGCCAGGGTGACGACAAATTTCCTTGGACCTGCCTTTCTGAGCAGGGGCTGCTGTAGGACGAGAGAAGTTCTGGGTGCTGTAAAACTAAAGAAAAGTTACGGGTTAGAAAGTCTAATAACTCATGTCTCTATACTTCCCTTTTCCCGGGAATAGTTCACCCTGCAAAGTTAATCTTtaggatgagaaaaaaaaaaaaacatatttcatAAGAGTACAGGGGAAGATGGGGGGGAGTGGGTCTAGGAGGTACAGTGGACGATAACAGAAAATAAAGGACTAGAGTGTAACACGAGGGTGGATTGGGTGGATTCTTTGTCTCACAAATAATGAAGAGGAACACAAAGGTGAGAGCAAAATAACAGGATTTGTTAGCATACCTGAAAGAAAGCAGAACTCCTGAAGAAGGAGGGGTCCCAAGAGAGGGATGCCAAGGAGTGTCTCTCCTCCAGGGGTTTTTATGGGCTTGATCTTTCCCTATAGATTTAGGACTTAGAAAAGAGGCCAATCAACTCTATTTTGCCTTcttcagcaaatctgaagaaaagtgatttctaagccTTAATCAGCACAAGAGTGGGAGTGAAGGTCTGTTGGAGCAAGAGGAAGTACTTTTGAGGGTTGGTCTCTTCTATGGTCTGTTAAGGAGATGTCCTTGTGGCTAGAAATAGTTGGAGTCAGAAATTTGATTTCCCATTTctgtcttccttcttttcttctccaGGTCCATTTTCCTGGCTGTGAGTagtctaggttttttttttttttttttttttctaaatagtgAAATGCAACTTTTCATAGAAGAATtttaacagggctggggatgtggctcaagcggtagcgcgctcgcctggcatgcgtgtggcctgggtccgaccctcagcaccacatacaaacaaagatgttgtatccgccgaaaactaaaaaataaatattaaaattctctctctctctctctctctctctttaaaaaaaaaaaagaattttaataaaCTATTAGGTAGCTTCAGTCAGAGatgttgaaaaaccagcctctacctcagagcaaagcctgtccaaggaagggacatgacctttgtccttggaaggacccacagagcactcctaggcacattcccaccctgctaagttgtttatctacaaatgatAGGAAAgagctgctgcgccaggtgtccctgactcagtcaggctaggtggggatccatagcaaccccctagcggctaccaatcagcatgagacagggaaatacctgggatgccagatgaccctcccagtagtttaaggtggttgataacgtgttgggaaaccatgtagttcagcacgtacacccctcttggcttaaagcaatcagttcaaatgaatccccctcttgtggtaaccaatcaccccgccagtgaatgtactaatcatgttttagagttgttgtttgattctcccgtggtgtgtgatgatttgctaaaagatgctatgatgtatgtgggggtccctgccttctccaaagaatgtataaaactgctgcaaaccctgggctcggggcctctcagcgttacCAGTTGCTATGTGTGCGcgcagaggaccgagctagctggcaataaacacctctttgctgtttacatcgatcttggtctctggtggtcttttgggggtcccaaattcgagcataacagtgTCATCTATAGCAAAGCTGTAGACTAATATATTGCTTCGCTGTGTGACCTCCAAAATTAAGGAATAATGAGGTGTATTGGGGAGAGGGGCTGTTGAATCCAGAGCCTGaactgtgctaggcaagtactgagctacatccccagctctttttattttgaaacagggcttctaagttacccaggctggcctccaacttgtaagctcctgcctcagcctctcaggttACTGGAATTACAGCATTGGGCCACCTCACCAGGCTAaaatatgtgatttttaaaatctactaAAGCAAGTAGAAGGTTTGGGGATGTTGattagtggtagaacgcttgcctagcatgttagaggccctgggttcagttcccagaatGCAGGAGTGCATATGtgagcgcgcgcgcgcacacacacacacacacacacacacacacaaatggatgGGTCAAAATCACATAGTATGGGTCAGATTCATTAGCTGTGTAACCTCAATTAATTAAATCCATACAATGGCCCAGCCATATCTTTCAAAGTACTATCTTGAGGATTAACCCCCCTCCTTCACAGTATTATCATGAGGATTAAAATTTCCACCCCCTGCCCCCATGATACTGGGAATAAAATCCAGGGCCTCTCAGCAACTAGCATCCaggtgatttctttttttttttttttttttaaatattttattttttagttgtcagcagacacaacatctttgttttttgtatgtggtgctgaggatcgaacctgggccgcacgcatgccaggcgagcgcgctaccgcctgagccacatccccagcccctccaggtgATTTCTGACACAAGAAGAAGTTCAAGAAGTACTGTTGGAGCATCAGGAAGCCACTGAAGGCATATCCTCAGAAGAGATCAGAgcttgccgggtttctgtttgagACTAAAAGACTCAGGGTttactccagttgaactgggctcACTGAGctgcgcaaaataaccacacaagagacacaaatacctttttcattAGGGTcgctgtgacagctcctctgaccttaaaggTCCAcaggatgagagagagaaagagagagacagagagagagagagaacgcactgaccccttttattgaggagaagctattcaaatgaggcaggtTTCAagaggctgagtctatcttcatgatgtccactgtcagcaggttgactgacatctgggtaggccacacccaagggcacagtaagagaaggggacacacacaaggcacttccatggaagattctaccctaaacagggcaagggattATATTAAAAGGAAcaagtgagcatagcttcacccatggggctgtagcaagacacagtcACTGGAACCTTAGAAGAGTAGGGCAATCTAGCAGCATGGGTGCCACATCACCCAGCAGGGGAGTTAACTCAGTCACAAgcgaggttggtctcccacaagaGCTGTTTTCTCAGAAGGTAGTTTGAGGTGGGAGGAGAAAGGGGAATGGGGACAGAAAGAGTTCTGACAGGGTATTTCAATAGTTCTGGTAAAAGAACTATGAGGATACCAACTGGACAGTGAGATCTGAAGCAGGACCAGTGAGAATGGATGGGACTGATGCAGAAGAGGGAGAAGCCAAAAGTGCCACTAAGGCGACGCTTAAATACATTATAAATGTGCTTTACATCTTCTCTTGTTTTCTCAAGAAATAAATCTGAGTTCCCTCTATAAAATGAGGCATTTAAATAGGATGATTTCTGGAGTCTTTTTCAGTTCACATGCCCAGTTCAGAGCTGCTATCTGCTGAGCAACCTGCTGAGTCTTTGAAACGGACTTTGTGGAGGAGTAGCCAGGGTGATAACTCAAGAGCATTGCTTTGCATCCTGCTTTGCCTTTTTGTTCATCCCTACATGCACTGCCTTGAGCTTGAACCTATCATACAAAGAGCATCTTAATTTTTGCCTCATTCTCAATGTTTTAGAGGCTCCAGGACCCAGTCAATAAAAAGGCCATAGTGCTGAATTCTCGTATGGAAATCAAAGCAAAAACTATTCAGATAAGTATAGGAAAATCCAGTGATGGCCTGATTTTTCCCTAATGACAATTTTTCTCCTGATACGATTCTTAGGGGAACATTCAATATCtcagtattatttttttaaaaaaacaaatatttattttttaggtgtagatggacacacaatgcctttatttttttatgtggtgctgagaatcgcacCTGGGTCCCgccagtgctaggcaagtgctctatcgctgagccacaatccagccctcagtattttttaattcttctttttcaatgggAGGGGAGGGTGCAACCCAGTTTGCTGGTGCTCGGTGAGCAAGGAGGGGGCAATAGTTTGATAGGGTTTTACCTGTGCTTTCTCTAGCAGAAGAGAAGGGATGAAACCTGTAGGCTacttttatcttcttttttttttttttttttttaagagagagtgagaaagacagagagggagagagagagagaatttcaatatatatttatttttttagttctcggcggacacaacatctttgtttgtatgtggtgctgaggatcgaacccgggccgcacgcatgccaggcgagcgcgctaccgcttgagccacatccccagcccctacttttATCTTCTTTAGAAACCTATGTGTCAGGAAGAAAAAGtattgaaaaatataaatttcatAGCCAAACTGGCAGCAGAGAAGTAAATAGTGAAATTCTACTGTGATAATATTTAGCAAATGGCTACACACAAAATCAACCAAAGATGTCCACATACATGTTATACGGTTTTATACTGTTTGTGTTGAAGAAAATACCCAGAATCTTAACCTAAGAAAAAAGGAACaaggaaaagaacacagacaatcTGTTCCAAACATGGATTTgattttatttaaagtggatgaaAAGACCTTCCAAAGAACAGAAGCAGTAATCCAAATGCTCAAAAACCACTCACACCATGCAAATTGCATTTACACACAGAATGCAATCCAGAAGTTAATAGAAACTAAACTTCTGCTTCTTTGGAGTAAATTTAACCAAAAGATCAGAAGATAGAAAACAATAAATGATAACAATAAAGAATTTAATGAATCATGAAAAACTAAATGTATAATCtgattaaagagagagagagagaaagagagagagagagagagagagagagagagagagatatccttTAGTGTAATTTTCCTTAACTCTCTGCACAAGGAGAAGATTCTgagtttttaagatttttttttttttttaaaatcggaccaatacctttatttatttatttttcatgtggtgctgagaattgaacccagggccccgcacttgctaggcgagtgctctaccactgagtcacaaccccagccccagtttttTAAGACCTTTGAATAGGACTTTCCTGGAGGAAATTTGCTTTTGAGCACTGTATAGGGGTCCATTTCTGAAAGAAGCCTAAAATAATTGGAACTCCTTGGCCAGCTCCATGGAGAAGTACCTCAGTGGGAAGGTAGTACGGTGGTGGGATATAGAAATCCTGGAGCAAGTTTACCTGGTTCAAATGCTAGCACTTTCATTTATTAACTGTGATCTTTGGTGATTTACTTATGCTTTCTATCAGTTTTCTTggctattttctctttctttctttctttctttcttcttcttcgttttttttttttctttttggtcctggggattgaacccagagccttgcacatgctaggcaagcactctacccctgagctatatccccagtctagTTTTCTTGGTTAAAAAAGGGGAACACTAGCCGTGCACagaagtgcacacctgtaatcccagtggtttgggaggctgaggcagaaggattgcgagttcaaagctagtctcagcaacttagtgagaccctaagcaactcatcgagacccaatctctaaataaaatacaaaaaaaaaggtctgggatatggctcagtggctaagcccccttgggttcaatccccagtacaaaaaaaaaaaaaaaaaaactaattgtaCTAACCACACAGATGTAAAGCTCTTATAAGGGTTGTGACAAGggaagtactcaataaatattattatctgattggaaaaaaaaaaacttaatgtgTGTTCATGTGTATCTTTAGGAAAAGAACAAGGTATCTTGCTCACCAGTTTGGGAGAGTGTACAATAAATAACTGGATGATCTGCTATAGTAGCTTTTTTTTCTGACTTGGAGAAATATTTGAAAGTAAAATCTTAAATCAGACATATTTCTTGTTGTGGGCTTTTTTTCTCCAGAGAGAGGATTAGAAAGATTTTAAGAGTGAAAACATGAATTGGTGAGATTTAGTGAACAGACAACAAATGACTTCATTGGAGCTATAGTTACTGTAAATGGTAGACAATGGAAACTAAAGTAAGTTTACTTATTTGTTAAAAATGGAAGCAGGATAATTCAAAAGTACAACATATTCAGTTGCGGGGGGAATCTGTTCAAAAACATGTAGCAATTCTACAGCAAGGCAAATGTGACCCACGGGGCAGGTTCCCAGGATCAGAGAGGAGCAAGAGTCAAGTTAGGAGCTTGGTTAGGAGTTCAGCCACCAAGAATAGTGGAGTTAAGAAACTCAGTTTTCCAAATGAGTGGTGAGGACTCCAGAAATGGCTTCCTGCTTCTGTCAaagattttaaaagtatatatctCTTTGTGGACCTACTCTAACTTGAGTCAGAAAATAAAAACGTATTAAGCACCAACTGTACTCTATGTATTTTATGTTCTATGTCATTAAGAAATACGAGTCTTATTTCACTTATTACCAAAGATTGCCCAATCTCTGCTCCTGGTCACTTTTCTTGCCatggggaaggaagaggggggCATGTGGTTCTCTAATTTTCCGTAAGTAAAGCcttgtttttcctcttctttttacaGAAGGCTCTCACCTTTACCAGTGGAggttaaagagaaagaaaagaaataattaaagtaCTTCCTTGGAGATGGCAATGAAAGAGGATCCAAGGAGTGGGGGTGAATCTCAGTGGCCCTGGGTTCTACCCCCAACTccataaaaaaggaaagaaaagggtcAATCGGTTGCTATAGTACAACAGAAGGATGATAAGGTTATTTCAGACCCACTCTTCACCCTCAACCAAAACACAAGAATGAGACATACTTTTGCAGCAAAATTATGCAGCTCTTGGGGGCTTCTGCCTTCCATAAAAAGGCTACACTCCAGAGTGATAGACTAGGTTTCTACTCTTATACAAACCACTTCTTGAGATGCAAATTTTTAAAAGGTGTTTCTACAGAAGGATTGCATTAACATAGCCTTCTAAAATATATACTTTGAAAGCCTGGGTTAAGACATTCTTCCAGCAGTTTTCTTACTCAATTCCTTTAGCTTTCAGTTCCTCCTTGACACGTTCCAGGTAGTGAGGATCAGGGTAGCCATAACTGCAGAAAGAAAAAACCCTTTTAAGCATCATCACAAATGGTTAATATAATCTGCATTTGAGGATTTTGTATTCAGGGTTGTGAACAATTATGGGTGATGTATGACTGTTCTTCAGTGTGCAGATGTTTTCTCATTTAGCTAGTGAGTGAGCCTAGCTGTCTGTCTGACCAGTATCTGTTTTCCAACCAGGCTTTAAAATTCTCAGTTTATTGTAAGCAGTGACTCTCATACAATTATAATCATATGCTATATTTTACAGGGAGTCGTAAGTTGAAAATTCTAGTAGGATTTTCAACTTGGGCAATTGGAAAAAGTctcaggatatttttttttttgaatatcaAGGGTCTGAGTTTCATAAACAACAATCAGATTTCCTGTAATGTAGCTTTTACCACCATTAGCCTCTCAAAACTAAAACCAAGAGAGTTTAGCTTCTctgtggagtgatgagaaaaaaaggacagaaagaaagatgaccttggggctggggatgtggctcaggccatagtacgctcgcctggaatgcgtgcggcccgggttcgatcctcagcaccacatacaaacaaagatgttgtgtccgccgagaactaaaaaataaatattaaaattctctctctctctctacctctctctctctctttaaaaaaaatatttaaaaaaaaaaaagaaagatgatcttaaaataaagcaaaggaaCACTTCTAGGACCTACCTTTCAAATAGACATGATGCTCAAATTTAATCAACTTAGATACCATTCACCTTGGTTCTGAAACCCTCTTCCCTTGGATGCAAAATTTAATAACTAATACTTTGTAGTTGGCAGGGTAGGTGGTTATAGGGACCagtctttctctctttaaaattaTCAACCCAGAATAGCATTTCTCATAATACTAGGATACCAGTGCTATAAAATCTCCTTATATCCATATCCTCAAATTGCTGTATTTTACAACCTCTATACTTTGTTTAGGAACCACTATATTTCAAAAGGTTCTCACTTTTCTGGTCCTCCGGACCAGGATGTTTTGTGATGTATATCATTCCATGTAATGACATCTGAGAATCCTGATGTTCGAGATTGCCCCACTGTGAAAATCAGCTTTTGTTCAAAGGCTTTTGAAAGTAGTTGCAaaaccttctttccttccttattATCAGGCAAGTATGCATTTCGCTGTATTCCATAATAACGCTTTCCTGGGTTTGGATGCTTGTTCTGTATAAAGACAAAAAAATGTCAGGCAAAAACAGTCCCCTGTCTGAATTTTACTATATGCATAGATatgttcatttgtagagagagcaaataaaaaatcaagaaaagcaTTAAAGTGTTACTTATATTCctaataatttatatttctccTCTTTCAACTTCACACTGCAAACATTACCTATCTTCCTGACTCCTACTATCCTAACACATATTCTCCATTCATCCTTTGTTGATCTCAAGAAATACACATgtagggccaggtgtggtggtgcacacctgtaatcttagcagctcaggaggctgaggcagaagaaccaaaagttcaaagccagcctcagcaacttagcaagagcctgtctctaaataaaaaataaaaaggactggaggtgtagcttagtggttaagcacccctgagttcaatccccagtaccaaaaaaaacaaaaaaagaaagaaagaaaaaaggaaaatcacATAGGGCTAGcggtatggttcagtggtagagcacctccttTGGATGcatgaagtcctgggtttgatccccaacactgcCAAATGACATGCaaaacaattcaaaacaaaataaaaacccataaaaatgtgtaaggagaaaaagaaaaattaaaaataaaaagacatgaaAGCTCTACATTATATGCAGATGAAGTGACCTTCTTCACTATTTCTGTCCCTTGCACATGACCATGAAATAATTCCCTGGGAAATCCATTGTCAAATAGGCAACAGGATAATCCCTCAACATAGTGGAAAGAAACCCAGGGACCCCAGAAACACTTACCGTTTGTATGCCTCCTGACATATTATATGTAATGACAATGGTGCCACAGGATGGATAACCCGGAAGTGACTCTTTTACAGTTCTGTGATTCATGGTTCCTTCTGGTTGATTCCCTTTCTGGACACCATAAGAAGTCTGACACACGGGGCAGACAGGCTTATAAGACATGGCTTGATCGATACAACGCCTACAGAATTCGTGCTTGCACTTTGGTAGTACTTGTTTGTCACGAATGGTGTCCATGCAGATGACACAGAGCTCCTTTTCCTTCTTATCTGCTTCGGAGGCCACAGAACTTGCAGAGTCCTTGAATGAAGGCGAAGCTGCTTTTGAATTATTGCTATCAATGTCCATGGGTGTTTCATGATCTTTGTTCAATTTCTCTCCAGCTGACAGTGACAGGTCCCCACTCTTTAAGACATATTGTTTTGCCTCTGCAACGTGATTTGGCAAACCAGTCAAAGTCATTGTCTCTCGACTCAGCACAAAGTGTATATCTGGATGCCTCTTTCTAAAGTCATCAGCAAACTTAGTCCCACGTAAGTGCTGTTTCTCCTTGCCCAAAGTTTTCAGTAAAAGGACTTCTTTTGTCAGCTGACAGGTGGCATGTTGAAAGGCATCGATGAAACTTGCATAAGCATGCACAGACAGATCTATCTCCTTATCCTTTGGATCAAACAGAATGCAGGTTTTCTGACCTTTCTCCCTAACTTTACTCTGACTATTGTACTTTTGCTCTATCTCTACTATCTTTTGGAGTAACTGAGCTTCTAGAAGCTTATAGTGAGCAGTGTCAATCTCAATTGTGTTCTTCATGCAACTGGGAGCAAATATTTTCACAGGTTTCAAGACAAGAAATTCAGAAATTTTTTGATTGGCAGCTGAAATGTCATCTTGGGTCCCAAGGAGAGTGAGCACTCCTCCTTGCTCCTTTATCAGGAGCTTTGGAAACCTGTGGCTCAACTCCTGTTTGATGTTATTTGCCCACTTCCTATCTTCTAAAGGGACACATTCTTGCTTCAGAGATTCAATGGTTTTCTGAAACTCGCTGACAAAAGACTCACGAGCTGCTTCTATGTCCTCTGAATGGCTGGAGGTAAAGTCTAAATAGACCGTATTGGGAGGGATATCTTGAATTTTAGTGTTTACACCAAATCTTTTCTCTATTGAGTCTATTTTATCAggacaggtatatctgaagtattcaAAGAAatgcaagggaatttcaaaatggCTGCCTTTTTCTTCTGACCTGGGTTTTGGTTCAGAAGGAAAAAAGCAGCTGTCATAGTCCTGCTGGTCAAGTGGTTTCCTTTCCGTGGTAGAAGGGGAAGATTCCTGATTCCTCTCATTCTCCAGGAGCTGCTCACT encodes:
- the Dtx3l gene encoding E3 ubiquitin-protein ligase DTX3L; its protein translation is MASSPCPPSPLLVRVSQSMPRLHRKLESYFQSRLSGGGECTVRPIGPSAPDTFRVEFRERAAKEGVLRKGDHHISIDEKPVPIFLDTTKKPKEKTKPGSSSLTQSQAEAQSGEKHPNKGPVPNNVNSYVQKIFLTVTADLNCDLFSKEQRAHVTTLCPRVKKLEGDNGIEKVYGDFRDIEKIYHFLSEQLLENERNQESSPSTTERKPLDQQDYDSCFFPSEPKPRSEEKGSHFEIPLHFFEYFRYTCPDKIDSIEKRFGVNTKIQDIPPNTVYLDFTSSHSEDIEAARESFVSEFQKTIESLKQECVPLEDRKWANNIKQELSHRFPKLLIKEQGGVLTLLGTQDDISAANQKISEFLVLKPVKIFAPSCMKNTIEIDTAHYKLLEAQLLQKIVEIEQKYNSQSKVREKGQKTCILFDPKDKEIDLSVHAYASFIDAFQHATCQLTKEVLLLKTLGKEKQHLRGTKFADDFRKRHPDIHFVLSRETMTLTGLPNHVAEAKQYVLKSGDLSLSAGEKLNKDHETPMDIDSNNSKAASPSFKDSASSVASEADKKEKELCVICMDTIRDKQVLPKCKHEFCRRCIDQAMSYKPVCPVCQTSYGVQKGNQPEGTMNHRTVKESLPGYPSCGTIVITYNMSGGIQTNKHPNPGKRYYGIQRNAYLPDNKEGKKVLQLLSKAFEQKLIFTVGQSRTSGFSDVITWNDIHHKTSWSGGPENYGYPDPHYLERVKEELKAKGIE